One region of Anaeromyxobacter paludicola genomic DNA includes:
- a CDS encoding cytochrome c biogenesis protein, with amino-acid sequence MTGFALEVALHWAAVGLYVLASLAFAHAVLFEHPERSRYGVWLGAAGLAPHAAALAYRWITSGHGPYMARYEVLSSTTFVAIAVLLGFCARRPRWRVLAMLGLPLATLAVAAALFANPEVRQLPPSLRSVWLFFHVLFAKLSAGAWLLSAATAALVLVRRAPGRARTLSTLPHEAELDAYTVRFAGFGLVFWTVTVAAGAIWANQSWGRYWGWDPAETWSLIAWLCYGSFLHARLLLRLRGAPAAWAALACFLVFALAVFFVPTRVASLHSSYFQ; translated from the coding sequence ATGACCGGCTTCGCGCTCGAGGTGGCGCTGCACTGGGCGGCGGTGGGGCTCTACGTCCTCGCGTCGCTGGCCTTCGCCCACGCGGTGCTCTTCGAGCATCCGGAGCGGTCGCGCTACGGCGTGTGGCTCGGCGCGGCCGGGCTCGCTCCCCACGCGGCGGCGCTCGCCTACCGCTGGATCACGAGCGGGCACGGCCCCTACATGGCCCGCTACGAGGTGCTCTCCTCCACCACCTTCGTGGCCATCGCCGTCCTGCTCGGGTTCTGCGCCCGCCGGCCCCGCTGGCGGGTGCTCGCGATGCTCGGGCTGCCGCTCGCCACCCTCGCGGTGGCCGCGGCGCTTTTCGCGAACCCGGAGGTGCGCCAGCTCCCGCCCAGCCTGCGCTCCGTCTGGCTCTTCTTCCACGTGCTCTTCGCCAAGCTGTCGGCCGGGGCCTGGCTGCTCTCGGCGGCCACCGCCGCGCTGGTGCTGGTGCGGCGGGCGCCCGGTCGCGCGCGCACCCTCTCGACGCTGCCCCACGAGGCCGAGCTCGACGCCTACACGGTCCGGTTCGCCGGCTTCGGCCTGGTCTTCTGGACGGTGACGGTGGCCGCGGGGGCCATCTGGGCCAACCAGTCGTGGGGACGGTACTGGGGCTGGGATCCGGCGGAGACCTGGTCGCTCATCGCCTGGCTCTGCTACGGCTCTTTCCTGCACGCGCGGCTGCTGCTGCGGCTCCGGGGCGCTCCCGCGGCCTGGGCCGCGCTGGCGTGCTTCCTCGTCTTCGCGCTCGCGGTCTTCTTCGTGCCGACGCGGGTGGCGTCGCTCCACTCCTCCTACTTCCAGTGA
- a CDS encoding B12-binding domain-containing radical SAM protein, with the protein MRVAIVQPEFPFSGRPPLVPPILEYLGALTLQADPDAEVLLLDANQRAIDLEALRVDLVAVSVWTVTAPWSYRFADACRARGLRVVLGGVHPTALPGEAACHADAVVVGEAESCWGEVLRDARAGRLAPRYHGVPLPLDRIPVPMDGRLAGNYRFRGVFTMRGCPYRCTFCNVHRLFGNEARLRPIPEVVREVETRCGRVWFNGDDNIWGSDVDRTIALYEELARGSRKSWYGLGDLRSLQGPKAERLLRAARRSGLCSVWVGWESDSGETLRAYGAWGKQGQDRLAALQRLRDHGLDVVLLMVLGGRTDAYASFQQALELSDRLGLAAHPALVTPFPGTELYEAYRPHLLPGTTWDQFTGTRALFEHPDPAMTPARREAAYHQLCEELYRPGRVARRILGLPLSGFPTVHLLSLMKQVPIGRAHRTARRAWLAEQGAGRSDPAGA; encoded by the coding sequence ATGCGGGTCGCCATCGTCCAGCCCGAGTTCCCGTTCTCGGGCCGACCCCCGCTCGTCCCCCCGATCCTCGAGTACCTCGGCGCGCTGACCTTGCAGGCCGACCCCGACGCCGAGGTGCTGCTCCTCGACGCCAACCAGCGCGCCATCGACCTCGAGGCGCTCCGGGTCGATCTGGTCGCGGTCAGCGTCTGGACGGTCACCGCGCCCTGGTCCTACCGCTTCGCCGACGCCTGCCGCGCGCGAGGGCTGAGGGTCGTGCTCGGCGGCGTGCACCCGACGGCGCTGCCCGGCGAGGCGGCGTGCCACGCCGACGCGGTGGTGGTCGGAGAGGCCGAGTCGTGCTGGGGCGAGGTGCTCCGCGACGCCCGCGCCGGGCGGCTCGCGCCGCGCTACCACGGGGTGCCGCTTCCGCTCGATCGGATCCCCGTCCCGATGGACGGCCGGCTCGCGGGCAACTACCGGTTCCGCGGCGTCTTCACCATGCGCGGCTGCCCGTACCGCTGCACCTTCTGCAACGTCCACCGGCTGTTCGGGAACGAGGCGCGGCTGCGCCCCATCCCGGAGGTGGTCCGGGAGGTGGAGACGCGCTGCGGGCGGGTCTGGTTCAACGGCGACGACAACATCTGGGGCTCCGACGTCGACCGCACCATCGCCCTCTACGAGGAGCTCGCGCGCGGCTCGCGCAAGAGCTGGTACGGGCTCGGCGACCTGCGCTCGCTCCAGGGCCCGAAGGCCGAGCGGCTCCTCCGCGCCGCGCGCCGGAGCGGGCTCTGCTCGGTCTGGGTCGGCTGGGAGAGCGACTCCGGCGAGACGCTGCGCGCCTACGGCGCCTGGGGCAAGCAGGGCCAGGATCGGCTGGCGGCGCTGCAGCGGCTCCGCGACCACGGGCTCGACGTGGTGCTGCTCATGGTGCTCGGCGGACGGACCGACGCGTACGCCTCGTTCCAGCAGGCGCTGGAGCTCTCGGATCGGCTCGGCCTGGCGGCGCATCCCGCCCTGGTTACCCCGTTCCCGGGGACGGAGCTCTACGAGGCGTACCGTCCGCACCTGCTGCCGGGGACGACCTGGGACCAGTTCACCGGGACGCGCGCGCTCTTCGAGCACCCCGATCCCGCGATGACCCCCGCGCGGCGGGAGGCGGCCTACCACCAGCTCTGCGAGGAGCTCTACCGGCCGGGGCGGGTGGCGCGGCGGATCCTGGGGCTGCCGCTCTCCGGGTTCCCCACCGTCCACCTCCTCTCGCTCATGAAGCAGGTCCCCATCGGCCGCGCCCACCGGACGGCGCGACGCGCCTGGCTCGCGGAGCAGGGCGCGGGCCGGAGCGATCCGGCGGGCGCGTGA
- a CDS encoding cytochrome c3 family protein, producing the protein MARRLRPMLAVAALALTACAGPAFVPYPEAEVAGVKSPHAFRGKPLCQGCHQPGRRELRADPVALCKGCHPLHRGNHPVEVVQAQPVAGLPLSPGRKVACHSCHDPHGGAKQPHLLRLEANALCAACHQSLAGNAHHKAR; encoded by the coding sequence ATGGCAAGACGTCTTCGCCCGATGCTGGCCGTGGCCGCGCTGGCGCTCACCGCCTGCGCCGGGCCGGCCTTCGTGCCCTACCCGGAGGCGGAGGTGGCGGGCGTGAAGAGCCCGCACGCCTTCCGCGGAAAGCCGCTCTGCCAGGGCTGCCACCAGCCGGGCCGTCGCGAGCTGCGCGCCGACCCGGTGGCGCTCTGCAAGGGCTGCCACCCGCTGCACCGCGGCAATCACCCGGTGGAGGTGGTCCAGGCCCAGCCGGTCGCGGGCCTCCCGCTCTCGCCCGGCCGCAAGGTGGCGTGCCACAGCTGCCACGACCCGCACGGCGGGGCGAAGCAGCCGCACCTGCTGCGGCTCGAGGCCAACGCGCTCTGCGCGGCATGCCACCAGAGCCTCGCGGGCAACGCGCACCACAAGGCGCGCTAG
- a CDS encoding tetratricopeptide repeat protein: MTSPLPAPSGPAPARSGARVSLLRRAGPLLCLLAVTAAGYAPALGGGFQFDDERAITANPAMKDLPAFLRERFLPSFLADGRPVTDLTFAVTHELFGLRPEPWHAGNVLVHLAATLLAFALARETLRRAGWGDRPGVALAAAGIFALHPLQTEAVSYVVQRSEALASAFFLAGLLLLLRCERAVTAAGRAGLLVAGLAAYVAGLGSKLVAVTLPAALLLHALAFPGRAGRAGALRRAGLLAAPLAAVGALFAWLNLRRFSGRADVGFDVPGLTARDYLLSQPRAIAGYLRLALWPAGQSIDHAFAPSRALDAPTLAALALVLAGLAWALATLARSPSHPAKASRLAAFGSCWFLLLLAPTSSVVPLADLMVEHRVYLALLGPALATAAIGSEALGPRARRLGPVLVLVAGGALFGALLARNQVWRDRVSLWRDAVAKGPGKSRTHANYGQALFLAGRLPEAEAEFRFALALARDGTTRPPELYRNLGAVLIQQRRMQEAAQALSQGLAWSPGDPDLLNNYAIALHAVGLEAQSERYARQAIAASPGHAGAHNTLGEVLLALGRPEQALREFLAAVSLDPDAPVMAHNVAVTEEAIGDAAEACRWWAYYRTLPGADPRRADARQPALGCGE; encoded by the coding sequence GTGACCTCCCCCCTGCCGGCGCCGTCCGGGCCCGCTCCCGCGCGCTCCGGGGCCCGTGTCTCGCTGCTCCGCCGGGCGGGGCCGCTCCTCTGCCTCCTCGCGGTCACCGCCGCCGGCTATGCCCCGGCGCTCGGCGGCGGCTTCCAGTTCGACGACGAGCGGGCCATCACCGCCAACCCGGCGATGAAGGATCTCCCCGCGTTCCTCCGCGAGCGCTTCCTCCCATCCTTCCTCGCCGACGGCCGCCCGGTGACCGACCTCACCTTCGCGGTCACCCACGAGCTCTTCGGGCTCCGGCCCGAGCCGTGGCACGCCGGCAACGTGCTCGTGCACCTGGCGGCGACGCTGCTCGCCTTCGCGCTCGCGCGCGAGACGCTGCGGCGCGCCGGATGGGGGGACCGGCCCGGCGTGGCGCTCGCCGCCGCCGGGATCTTCGCCCTGCACCCGCTCCAGACCGAGGCGGTGAGCTACGTCGTGCAGCGCTCGGAGGCGCTCGCCTCGGCCTTCTTCCTGGCCGGGCTCCTCCTCCTGCTCCGCTGCGAGCGCGCCGTGACCGCCGCCGGACGCGCCGGGCTCCTCGTGGCGGGGCTCGCCGCCTACGTCGCCGGGCTCGGCTCGAAGCTCGTCGCGGTGACGCTCCCGGCGGCGCTGCTGCTCCACGCCCTCGCCTTCCCGGGACGCGCGGGCCGCGCCGGCGCGCTGCGGCGCGCCGGCCTCCTCGCCGCGCCGCTGGCGGCGGTCGGCGCCCTCTTCGCCTGGCTCAACCTGCGGCGCTTCTCCGGCCGGGCCGACGTCGGCTTCGACGTCCCGGGGCTGACCGCCCGCGACTACCTCCTGAGCCAGCCCCGGGCCATCGCCGGTTACCTGCGGCTCGCGCTCTGGCCCGCCGGGCAGAGCATCGATCACGCCTTCGCCCCGAGCCGGGCGCTCGACGCCCCCACGCTCGCCGCGCTGGCGCTCGTCCTCGCCGGCCTCGCCTGGGCGCTCGCGACGCTGGCGCGATCTCCCAGCCATCCTGCGAAGGCGTCGCGCCTCGCGGCCTTCGGAAGCTGCTGGTTCCTGCTCCTGCTCGCGCCGACCTCGAGCGTCGTGCCGCTCGCCGACCTCATGGTGGAGCACCGGGTCTACCTCGCCCTCCTCGGCCCGGCGCTGGCGACCGCGGCGATCGGGTCGGAGGCGCTCGGGCCTCGCGCGCGACGCCTCGGCCCGGTCCTGGTCCTCGTCGCCGGCGGGGCCCTGTTCGGCGCCCTCCTGGCGCGCAACCAGGTCTGGCGCGACCGGGTGTCGCTCTGGAGGGACGCCGTCGCGAAGGGGCCCGGCAAGTCGCGCACCCACGCCAACTACGGCCAGGCGCTCTTCCTCGCCGGGCGGCTGCCGGAGGCCGAGGCCGAGTTCCGGTTCGCGCTGGCGCTCGCGCGCGACGGGACCACCCGCCCGCCCGAGCTGTACCGGAACCTGGGGGCGGTGCTCATCCAGCAGCGCCGCATGCAGGAGGCGGCGCAGGCCCTGTCGCAGGGGCTCGCCTGGAGCCCCGGCGACCCCGACCTCCTCAACAACTACGCCATCGCCCTGCACGCCGTCGGCCTCGAGGCGCAGTCGGAGCGCTACGCGCGCCAGGCGATCGCGGCGAGCCCCGGCCACGCCGGCGCGCACAACACCCTCGGCGAGGTGCTGCTCGCGCTCGGCCGGCCGGAGCAGGCGCTCCGCGAGTTCCTCGCCGCCGTCTCGCTCGACCCCGACGCGCCGGTGATGGCCCACAACGTGGCCGTGACCGAGGAGGCGATCGGGGACGCGGCCGAGGCCTGCCGCTGGTGGGCCTACTACCGGACGCTCCCGGGCGCCGACCCGCGCCGCGCCGACGCGCGCCAGCCGGCGCTGGGATGCGGGGAGTAG
- a CDS encoding tetratricopeptide repeat protein has product MPGPLNDPARAARPWLLAALALAAACYLPALGGAFQFDDVRAIARNPALADLGAFLRDRFVQAFGPDGRPLTDLTFALQLRLTGLDVRWLHAVNLLLHLATSLLAARWVSALVRRAGRPDPGVLPAVAAAIFALHPLQTEAVSYVAQRAEVLASLLYLAALLLLLASEEAPSRARSALLAAAALAAFVAALASKPVALTLPAAWLLLWAASPAPPGGAGARGRWAGALARAAPLAAAAALFAGSSLHRYRGRSDVGFDIAGLSPREYLLTQLRVVLGYLRLFAWPSGQSMDHAVRVSRGLDPATAGALLVLAALGAAALTALLWARRRPAAEPAAVRARLAGAGVLWFFLLLSPTSSVVPLADLMVEHRVYLALLGPALAAAVAGELALARLRSALPAPFSTRLALLVPVALGAALAGALLHRNLAWASPEALWADAAAKAPAKSRPRANHGLTLYLAGRYAEAEAELRRASALASDGTTPPAHLATNLAAVLLAEDRPGEALAALAPELARAPEDPLLLASASEALFALQRYPEAEERARRAVLAAPGLASARADLGRALFALGRTDEASRELEEAWRLEPREPSRLRDVALAREAGAPAPESCGLWRAYAGMAGAEPGLAQEHLRSLGCAP; this is encoded by the coding sequence ATGCCCGGCCCGCTGAACGATCCCGCCCGGGCGGCCCGCCCCTGGCTGCTCGCCGCGCTCGCCCTCGCGGCCGCGTGCTACCTCCCGGCCCTCGGCGGCGCGTTCCAGTTCGACGACGTCCGCGCCATCGCCCGCAACCCGGCCCTGGCGGACCTGGGCGCGTTCCTGCGGGACCGCTTCGTCCAGGCCTTCGGCCCCGACGGGCGCCCGCTCACGGACCTCACCTTCGCGCTCCAGCTCCGTCTGACCGGGCTCGACGTCCGCTGGCTCCACGCGGTGAACCTCCTGCTCCACCTCGCGACGAGCCTGCTCGCGGCGCGGTGGGTGTCGGCCCTGGTCCGGCGCGCCGGCCGCCCGGATCCCGGGGTCCTGCCGGCCGTCGCGGCGGCGATCTTCGCGCTCCACCCGCTCCAGACCGAGGCCGTGAGCTACGTCGCGCAGCGGGCCGAGGTGCTCGCGTCCCTGCTCTACCTCGCCGCGCTCCTCCTGCTGCTCGCGTCCGAGGAGGCCCCGAGCCGCGCGCGGTCGGCGCTCCTCGCGGCGGCGGCGCTCGCGGCCTTCGTCGCCGCGCTCGCGAGCAAGCCAGTCGCGCTCACGCTGCCGGCCGCGTGGCTCCTGCTCTGGGCCGCCTCGCCGGCGCCCCCCGGGGGCGCGGGGGCCCGGGGCCGATGGGCGGGCGCGCTCGCGCGCGCGGCGCCGCTCGCCGCCGCGGCGGCCCTCTTCGCCGGGTCGAGCCTCCACCGCTACCGCGGCCGGTCCGACGTCGGCTTCGACATCGCCGGGCTCTCGCCCCGCGAGTACCTGCTCACGCAGCTCCGGGTCGTCCTCGGCTACCTCCGGCTCTTCGCCTGGCCATCCGGGCAGAGCATGGACCACGCGGTGCGGGTGAGCCGCGGTCTCGACCCGGCGACCGCCGGCGCCCTGCTCGTCCTGGCGGCCCTCGGCGCGGCGGCGCTCACCGCCCTCCTCTGGGCCCGCCGCCGCCCGGCCGCGGAGCCCGCCGCGGTCCGGGCCCGGCTCGCCGGCGCGGGCGTCCTCTGGTTCTTCCTGCTGCTCTCGCCGACCTCGAGCGTGGTCCCGCTCGCGGATCTGATGGTCGAGCACCGCGTCTACCTGGCGCTGCTCGGCCCGGCGCTCGCCGCCGCCGTGGCCGGCGAGCTCGCGCTCGCCCGGCTCCGGTCGGCGCTCCCCGCGCCGTTCTCGACCCGGCTCGCCCTCCTCGTGCCGGTCGCGCTCGGCGCGGCGCTCGCCGGGGCGCTCCTGCACCGCAACCTGGCCTGGGCCTCGCCCGAGGCGCTCTGGGCCGACGCCGCCGCGAAGGCGCCGGCCAAGTCGAGGCCGCGCGCCAACCACGGGCTCACGCTCTACCTCGCCGGCCGCTACGCCGAGGCCGAGGCGGAGCTCCGGCGGGCCAGCGCGCTCGCCTCCGACGGCACCACGCCCCCGGCGCACCTCGCCACCAACCTCGCCGCCGTGCTCCTGGCCGAGGACCGGCCCGGGGAGGCCCTCGCCGCGCTCGCGCCGGAGCTCGCGCGCGCGCCCGAGGACCCGCTCCTGCTCGCGAGCGCCTCCGAGGCCCTCTTCGCGCTGCAGCGCTACCCGGAGGCGGAGGAGCGGGCGCGTCGCGCCGTGCTGGCGGCCCCCGGGCTCGCCTCGGCCCGCGCCGACCTCGGCCGCGCCCTGTTCGCGCTCGGCCGGACGGACGAGGCGAGCCGCGAGCTCGAGGAGGCCTGGCGGCTCGAGCCGCGGGAGCCGTCGCGGCTCCGGGACGTGGCCCTCGCCCGGGAGGCCGGCGCGCCCGCTCCCGAGTCCTGCGGGCTCTGGCGGGCCTACGCCGGCATGGCCGGCGCCGAGCCGGGGCTGGCCCAGGAGCACCTCCGGTCGCTGGGGTGCGCCCCGTGA
- a CDS encoding tetratricopeptide repeat protein, protein MSPRSTPPAADPSPTWKRAAPLACLLASCALAWRGALAGGFHYDDRSAILDNRAIKDLAAFLAGPFWQRLLADGRPLTDLTFALDYRLAGLSGPRFHLTSLVLHLAAVALAWALARRALRAASGEDAPWLAAFCAALFGLHPVQAESVSYLAQRSEVLASALALAVVLLLLRAEEARRPAGRLAAAALALACFALAMAAKPVAITAPLAFLLFRACLGGPDAGPRPWRLRLALAAPLLALGALFAFAQLRAVGPASGRSDAGFAIPGLSPGTYLLSQARAVVGYLRLLLLPVGQTLEHDLAPARGLDPATAGCGALLLALLVLAGAAALRLRGRPGPAAAAARLAAFGTLWFFLLLAPTSTVLPLADVMMEHRVYLASLGLVLAAGAAGLTLLSRPGGVPRPLVACAGLALLAAAAGATSARNRVWRSDEALWREAVAAAPSRARPHMNLGFALQQAGRLEEAAAEYARTLALPPEPNASRPEVLRNLSATLIQLGRLQEASTVLQEAAALSPLDADLENNLGILELELGRLPSAATHASRALALEPDHGGAHNTLGEVRFAEGRLEEGLREFEAAVSVDPDVPARVYNLALARERLGRPGACDAWRRFLSLAPAEAAATRRHLAELSCPAR, encoded by the coding sequence GTGAGCCCCCGCTCCACCCCGCCCGCCGCCGACCCGAGCCCCACCTGGAAGCGCGCCGCCCCGCTGGCGTGCCTGCTCGCCTCCTGCGCGCTGGCGTGGCGCGGCGCCCTCGCGGGCGGGTTCCACTACGACGACCGGAGCGCGATCCTCGACAACCGCGCCATCAAGGACCTCGCCGCCTTCCTGGCCGGCCCCTTCTGGCAGCGGCTCCTCGCCGATGGGCGCCCCCTCACCGATCTGACCTTCGCCCTCGACTACCGGCTCGCCGGGCTGTCGGGGCCGCGCTTCCACCTCACCAGCCTCGTCCTCCACCTCGCGGCCGTCGCGCTCGCCTGGGCCCTGGCGCGCCGGGCCCTGCGCGCCGCCTCGGGCGAGGACGCGCCCTGGCTGGCCGCCTTCTGCGCGGCGCTGTTCGGGCTGCACCCCGTGCAGGCGGAGTCGGTGAGCTACCTGGCGCAGCGGTCGGAGGTGCTCGCCTCCGCCCTCGCCCTGGCCGTCGTCCTGCTCCTGCTCCGGGCCGAGGAGGCCCGGCGCCCGGCCGGCCGGCTCGCCGCGGCGGCGCTCGCCCTCGCCTGCTTCGCGCTCGCGATGGCCGCCAAGCCGGTGGCGATCACGGCGCCGCTGGCCTTCCTCCTCTTCCGCGCCTGTCTCGGCGGGCCGGACGCCGGGCCGCGCCCCTGGCGCCTCCGGCTCGCCCTCGCCGCCCCGCTCCTCGCCCTCGGGGCGCTCTTCGCGTTCGCGCAGCTGCGCGCCGTCGGCCCCGCGTCCGGCCGGAGCGACGCCGGCTTCGCCATCCCCGGCCTCTCGCCGGGCACGTACCTGCTCTCGCAGGCCCGCGCCGTGGTGGGCTACCTCCGGCTCCTGCTCCTGCCGGTGGGCCAGACCCTGGAGCACGACCTCGCGCCGGCGCGCGGGCTCGACCCGGCCACCGCCGGGTGCGGCGCCCTGCTCCTCGCGCTCCTCGTCCTCGCCGGGGCGGCCGCGCTCCGGCTCCGCGGCCGCCCCGGGCCGGCGGCGGCCGCGGCGCGGCTGGCCGCCTTCGGTACGCTCTGGTTCTTCCTCCTGCTGGCGCCCACCTCCACCGTGCTGCCCCTCGCGGACGTGATGATGGAGCACCGGGTCTACCTCGCGAGCCTCGGCCTGGTGCTCGCGGCCGGCGCGGCCGGGCTCACCCTCCTCTCGCGCCCCGGCGGCGTCCCGCGCCCGCTCGTGGCCTGCGCCGGGCTCGCGCTGCTCGCCGCCGCCGCGGGCGCCACCTCCGCCCGGAACCGGGTCTGGCGCTCCGACGAGGCGCTCTGGCGCGAGGCGGTCGCCGCCGCGCCGTCCCGCGCCCGCCCGCACATGAACCTCGGCTTCGCCCTCCAGCAGGCGGGCCGGCTCGAGGAGGCCGCGGCCGAGTACGCGCGCACCCTCGCCCTCCCGCCCGAGCCGAACGCCTCGCGGCCGGAGGTGCTCCGCAACCTCTCGGCCACCCTCATCCAGCTCGGCCGGCTGCAGGAGGCCTCGACCGTGCTCCAGGAGGCGGCGGCGCTCTCGCCGCTCGACGCCGACCTCGAGAACAACCTGGGCATCCTCGAGCTCGAGCTCGGGCGGCTCCCGTCGGCCGCGACGCACGCGAGCCGGGCGCTCGCGCTGGAGCCGGACCACGGCGGGGCCCACAACACGCTCGGCGAGGTGCGCTTCGCCGAGGGCCGGCTCGAGGAGGGGCTGCGGGAGTTCGAGGCGGCGGTGTCCGTGGACCCCGACGTCCCGGCGCGCGTCTACAACCTCGCGCTGGCCCGGGAGCGGCTCGGCCGGCCCGGCGCCTGCGACGCCTGGCGGCGCTTCCTCTCCCTCGCGCCCGCCGAGGCGGCGGCGACGCGCCGGCACCTCGCGGAGCTGTCATGCCCGGCCCGCTGA
- a CDS encoding cytochrome c3 family protein, whose protein sequence is MPRDHAPRLLALLPALAVWAALAAPAPARAGIRNTSHDLSYSSANSSGIKALNAADNDVCKFCHTPHNASTTRGLWNHKDTTVSSYNSNGSGGQLTTSAGTPLPSSMRAETKRCLACHDGTVELGAVMNSGGVSTSIPMTGVTANKLSLATDSTYVVGNSGDMSAQHPVGIPYAAQTSSYNGITSKAGPADGTTGNYYAPLTTGCLSPSTYCTAAPNNGVQSGKLINLIRDSSTGGLGVECTTCHDPHNNANGTFLRVLEGTGDGLCRSCHNK, encoded by the coding sequence ATGCCGCGCGACCACGCACCTCGCCTCCTCGCCCTCCTCCCCGCCCTCGCCGTCTGGGCGGCGCTCGCGGCGCCGGCCCCCGCGCGCGCCGGCATCCGCAACACCTCGCACGACCTGAGCTACTCGAGCGCCAACTCGAGCGGCATCAAGGCCCTGAACGCGGCGGACAACGACGTCTGCAAGTTCTGCCACACGCCGCACAACGCCAGCACGACCCGCGGGCTGTGGAACCACAAGGACACCACCGTCTCGAGCTACAACTCGAACGGCTCGGGCGGCCAGCTCACCACCAGCGCCGGCACGCCCCTCCCCTCGTCGATGCGCGCCGAGACGAAGCGCTGCCTCGCCTGCCACGACGGCACGGTCGAGCTCGGCGCGGTGATGAACTCCGGCGGGGTGAGCACCAGCATCCCGATGACCGGCGTGACCGCCAACAAGCTCTCGCTGGCGACCGACTCGACCTACGTGGTCGGGAACAGCGGCGACATGAGCGCGCAGCACCCGGTCGGCATCCCCTACGCCGCCCAGACCAGCAGCTACAACGGGATCACCAGCAAGGCCGGACCGGCCGACGGGACCACCGGCAACTACTACGCCCCGCTCACCACCGGCTGCCTCTCGCCGAGCACCTACTGCACCGCCGCGCCCAACAACGGCGTCCAGTCGGGGAAGCTCATCAACCTCATCCGCGACAGCTCCACGGGCGGCCTCGGCGTGGAGTGCACCACCTGCCACGATCCGCACAACAACGCCAACGGCACCTTCCTCCGCGTCCTGGAAGGCACCGGGGACGGGCTCTGCCGCAGCTGTCACAACAAGTGA
- a CDS encoding cytochrome c3 family protein yields the protein MKRILLLALLALAPGLAAAKSGLLESRHNLSATGPGSIRSTTEKRACIFCHTPHKGASGTENRPRSQALHQHYRSSTMASQGAQSASGASRTCLSCHDGTIAIGQTVSGGSIPMLGTGPGGRIPTNRPAYLGSDLSGSHPVSFKPMPAGKTRDPVRGDAVKLDRGGNVQCTSCHDPHSEDGDPEQPKFLVKSNKRSAICSSCHTLPNWPSSSHQLQTRNFGIRSVNPAVVSDMAEKGCAACHAQHNARGARLVKGGRADGDDKVCLDCHDGRTAPLDVNREMAKPWSHAAPSSGPSGHEASEGPQSASNRLPEPNAGIPRHVACVDCHDPHSVSAVDATAPRASGALAGVWGIDRNGQRVEPVNYEYEVCFKCHADSMNQPQGRGGSSGGTVRRLVTEVNLRRVFDPSSPSSHPVIGPGHSADVPSLVKGLTTASQIYCSDCHASNGAGTGTVPKGPHGSIYPHLLERNYATADRTPESPDAYALCYKCHDRTVLLSSQSGFKLHARHVVDQSTPCSVCHNAHGVTAAAASSQGGAHLMDYDVSVARPGPRGALRYTSRGARSGTCSVSCHGAQHDERAY from the coding sequence ATGAAACGGATCCTCCTGCTCGCGCTGCTCGCGCTGGCCCCCGGGCTGGCAGCCGCGAAGTCCGGGCTCCTCGAGAGCCGCCACAACCTCTCCGCCACCGGTCCGGGCTCGATCCGCTCCACCACCGAGAAGCGGGCGTGCATCTTCTGCCACACGCCGCACAAGGGCGCGTCCGGGACCGAGAACCGGCCGCGCTCGCAGGCGCTCCACCAGCACTACCGCAGCAGCACCATGGCCTCCCAGGGCGCCCAGTCCGCGAGCGGCGCCTCGCGGACCTGCCTCTCCTGCCACGACGGCACGATCGCCATCGGCCAGACCGTCTCCGGCGGCTCCATCCCCATGCTCGGGACCGGGCCGGGCGGGCGGATCCCGACCAACCGCCCCGCCTACCTCGGCAGCGACCTCTCCGGCTCGCACCCCGTCTCCTTCAAGCCCATGCCGGCCGGGAAGACCCGCGATCCGGTGCGCGGCGATGCGGTCAAGCTCGACCGGGGCGGCAACGTGCAGTGCACCTCCTGCCACGACCCGCACAGCGAGGACGGCGATCCGGAACAGCCGAAGTTCCTGGTCAAGTCGAACAAGCGATCGGCCATCTGCTCCTCCTGCCACACGCTCCCGAACTGGCCCAGCAGCTCCCACCAGCTCCAGACCCGGAACTTCGGCATCCGCTCGGTCAACCCCGCGGTGGTGTCGGACATGGCCGAGAAGGGCTGCGCCGCCTGCCACGCCCAGCACAACGCGCGCGGCGCCCGGCTGGTCAAGGGCGGCCGGGCCGACGGCGACGACAAGGTCTGCCTCGACTGCCACGACGGCCGGACCGCGCCGCTCGACGTGAACCGCGAGATGGCGAAGCCCTGGTCCCACGCCGCGCCCAGCTCCGGCCCGTCCGGCCACGAGGCGAGCGAAGGGCCGCAGAGCGCCTCCAACCGGCTGCCCGAGCCGAACGCCGGGATCCCGCGCCACGTCGCCTGCGTGGACTGCCACGACCCGCACTCGGTCAGCGCGGTGGACGCGACCGCGCCGCGCGCCTCCGGGGCGCTCGCCGGCGTCTGGGGCATCGACCGGAACGGCCAGCGGGTCGAGCCCGTCAACTACGAGTACGAAGTCTGCTTCAAGTGCCACGCCGACAGCATGAACCAGCCGCAGGGCCGGGGCGGCAGCTCCGGCGGCACCGTGCGCCGCCTCGTGACCGAGGTGAACCTGCGCCGGGTCTTCGACCCCTCCTCGCCCTCCTCCCACCCGGTGATCGGCCCGGGGCACAGCGCCGACGTGCCGAGCCTGGTGAAGGGGCTCACCACCGCGAGCCAGATCTACTGCAGCGACTGCCACGCCTCGAACGGCGCCGGCACGGGCACGGTGCCGAAGGGCCCGCACGGCTCGATCTACCCGCACCTGCTCGAGCGGAACTACGCCACCGCCGATCGCACCCCGGAGAGCCCGGACGCGTACGCGCTCTGCTACAAGTGCCACGACCGGACGGTGCTGCTCTCGTCGCAGTCCGGGTTCAAGCTCCACGCCCGCCACGTGGTGGACCAGAGCACGCCCTGCTCCGTCTGCCACAACGCGCACGGCGTCACCGCGGCGGCCGCGAGCAGCCAGGGCGGCGCGCACCTGATGGACTACGACGTCTCGGTGGCGCGCCCCGGCCCGCGCGGAGCCCTCCGCTACACCAGCCGCGGCGCGCGCAGCGGCACCTGCTCGGTGAGCTGCCACGGCGCGCAGCACGACGAGCGCGCCTACTAG